A genomic segment from Mucilaginibacter terrenus encodes:
- a CDS encoding DNA-directed RNA polymerase subunit alpha: protein MAILAFQKPDKVIMQKSNDFDGTFEFRPLEPGFGITIGNALRRILLSSLEGYAITSVRISGVLHEFSTIKGVVEDMTEIILNLKQVRFKRSGETSDNEKVFVIISGQDAFKAGDITKFSNNFDVLNPELVICNMDPSVTLEVELTVAKGRGYIASEENKNPDANVGVIAIDSIFTPIKNVKYTLENYRVEQKTDYEKLILDISTDGSIHPEDALKQAAKILIQHFMLFSDENMMLEAQAKEETKEVDEEILHMRKILKTELVDLDLSVRALNCLKAADIRSLADLVSYDVADMLKFRNFGKKSLTEIQDLVKSKGLSFGMNLAKFKLDEE from the coding sequence ATGGCAATTTTAGCATTTCAAAAACCAGACAAGGTTATCATGCAGAAATCAAATGATTTTGATGGCACGTTTGAATTTCGTCCGTTAGAACCAGGATTCGGTATAACCATTGGTAATGCTCTGCGTCGTATCTTACTTTCTTCATTAGAAGGTTACGCCATCACATCTGTACGTATTTCAGGTGTGTTGCATGAGTTTTCTACCATCAAAGGTGTGGTTGAAGACATGACCGAGATCATCCTAAACTTAAAGCAGGTTCGCTTTAAAAGATCAGGTGAAACCAGCGATAATGAGAAGGTATTTGTAATCATTAGCGGTCAGGATGCTTTCAAAGCCGGTGATATCACCAAGTTTTCAAACAACTTTGACGTACTGAATCCTGAGCTGGTTATCTGCAATATGGATCCTTCAGTTACGCTTGAAGTTGAGCTTACTGTTGCTAAAGGCCGTGGCTATATTGCAAGCGAAGAGAACAAAAATCCTGATGCTAACGTAGGTGTAATAGCTATCGACTCTATCTTCACCCCGATAAAGAACGTTAAGTATACATTGGAAAACTACCGTGTAGAACAGAAAACGGATTATGAGAAACTGATCCTTGATATTTCTACAGATGGTTCTATCCACCCTGAAGACGCACTTAAGCAAGCTGCTAAGATCCTTATCCAGCACTTCATGCTGTTCTCTGATGAGAATATGATGCTTGAAGCACAGGCTAAGGAAGAAACTAAAGAGGTTGACGAAGAGATCCTGCACATGCGTAAGATCCTTAAAACCGAATTGGTTGATCTTGACTTGAGCGTACGTGCTCTTAACTGCTTAAAAGCTGCTGACATCCGCAGCCTGGCTGACTTAGTATCTTACGACGTTGCCGACATGCTTAAGTTCAGGAACTTCGGTAAAAAATCATTAACTGAGATCCAGGACCTGGTTAAATCAAAAGGCTTATCTTTTGGTATGAACCTGGCCAAGTTTAAACTGGACGAAGAATAA
- the rpsD gene encoding 30S ribosomal protein S4, with translation MARYTGPKSRIARRFREPIFGPDKALERKNYGPGMHGASKRRGKQSEYAVQLMEKQKVKYTYGVLERQFENLFHTASAKEGITGENLLKFLEARLDNAVYRLGIAPTRSGARQLVGHKHITVNGEVVNIASYQLRAGDVIAVREKSKSLEAITNSVAGRKINKYSWLEWDAANLTGKFLNYPNRDEIPENIKENLIVELYSK, from the coding sequence ATGGCAAGATATACAGGCCCAAAATCAAGAATTGCGCGCAGGTTCCGCGAACCAATCTTCGGTCCGGACAAAGCGCTGGAAAGAAAAAACTATGGCCCTGGTATGCATGGCGCTTCTAAAAGAAGAGGAAAGCAATCAGAGTACGCTGTACAGTTAATGGAAAAACAAAAGGTAAAATACACTTACGGTGTATTAGAACGTCAGTTCGAGAACCTTTTCCACACTGCATCAGCTAAAGAAGGTATCACAGGTGAAAACCTGCTTAAATTTTTGGAAGCACGTTTAGATAACGCTGTTTACCGTTTAGGCATCGCTCCAACACGTTCAGGCGCACGCCAGTTGGTTGGTCACAAACACATCACCGTTAACGGCGAAGTGGTAAACATTGCATCATACCAGCTTAGGGCAGGTGATGTAATAGCCGTACGCGAAAAATCAAAATCTCTTGAAGCTATTACCAATTCGGTAGCTGGCCGCAAGATTAATAAATACAGCTGGTTAGAATGGGATGCTGCTAACTTAACAGGCAAATTCCTTAACTACCCTAATCGCGATGAAATCCCTGAGAATATCAAGGAAAACCTTATCGTCGAGTTGTACTCAAAATAA